The Candidatus Bathyarchaeota archaeon region GAAGGGAGAATTAAGGTTTCTCCTCTCGCAAGGAAAATCGCGGAGGAAAAAGGTGTCGACTTAACAAATGTTAAGGGAACAGGTCCCGATGGAAGAATAACTAAGGAGGATGTCCTAGCATATTTGGCAAGCATGACTGCCCCGCCAGTTTCGATTGAAAAGGCGCCGGCGGCACCGTCGTCGGAATATCAATTATTGCCCATGTCAAGCATGCGTAAAGCAATCGCCAGGAAGATGACGGAAAGCAAAATGCATGTCCCACATTTCTATGTTAGTGTCGAGATAGATATGACCGAAGCCGCTAAGCTTAGAGACAATCTCATGCCAATGTTTGAAGCTAAAGCCGGAACCAGGTTATCCTTCACCCACATGATCATAAAAGCTGTGGCCATGGCTCTCAAAGAGTATCCGCAACTTAACTCCACGATTAATGGAGAAAACATAAAGATCTGGCGTGAAATAAACATAGGTATAGCCGTAAGCCTAGATGATGGACTATTGGTGCCAGTGTTAAGAGGAGCTGACAAGATGGATCTCTTTAAGATATCTCAAGAGGCTGATAGGCTTATTACGCGGGCAAGGGAGAAGAAATTACGAGAAGAAGAATTCTCAGGAGGAACATTCACCATATCAAACATGGGAACATTAGGAGTTGAGTCTTTCATCGCCATAATTAATATTCCCGAAACAGCGATCCTAGCTACGGGAAGGATCTCAGATAAACCAGTTGTTTTGAACGGTCAGATAGCGATAAGAAAAATAATGAACGCCACCTTATCCGTGGACCATCGGGTTGTCGATGGAGCAGTCGCTGCCAAATTCCTTAACAGAATAAAGCAGATTTTAGAGGCCCCGTATAATCTATTAATCCCTGGATAGAAGGTACGGTCTTTGAGCATAGATAAATAGAGCGTTGCACAGTGCCGA contains the following coding sequences:
- a CDS encoding 2-oxo acid dehydrogenase subunit E2, which produces MVVEVIMPKMGQTMEKGKIVKWLKKEGERVEKGEPLLEIETDKTTIEVEARASGILKKILAREGEELPIATTIAYIGGEDEPLPEGVGGITNLATAQLTAEAFREQPKVGDEGRIKVSPLARKIAEEKGVDLTNVKGTGPDGRITKEDVLAYLASMTAPPVSIEKAPAAPSSEYQLLPMSSMRKAIARKMTESKMHVPHFYVSVEIDMTEAAKLRDNLMPMFEAKAGTRLSFTHMIIKAVAMALKEYPQLNSTINGENIKIWREINIGIAVSLDDGLLVPVLRGADKMDLFKISQEADRLITRAREKKLREEEFSGGTFTISNMGTLGVESFIAIINIPETAILATGRISDKPVVLNGQIAIRKIMNATLSVDHRVVDGAVAAKFLNRIKQILEAPYNLLIPG